Within Desulfobacter sp., the genomic segment CATCGACCCCAGAACCACACGGGACTATATCATCAGGGCCCTGGAAATATCCAGAGGCGCCCCATCCCATGGAATAGGGGAACACAGGCTGGCCAACTGGCCGACAAAATTTTAGGGAGTATTTTTCCCGTCCTCTTCCCGGTCCCAAACCCCGGTGCTCTTGTTGTCAGCGGGAAGGGACTGGGATTTGCCTTTTTCCTTTTGTTTCATTTTTTTGTACCAGGGCTTGTCTCCGTACATCTTCCTTGTGCATTCAGGGCAGAGGCCGTGGCTGAACCTGGCATCCGAATGTTCCTGGATATAGGATTCAATGCGGTTCCAATATCCTTTATCGTCCCTTATTTTCTTGCAGTTGGCGCAGATGGGCAACAAACCGCTGAGGGTACTGATATTCTCAAAGGCATCCCTGAGCGATTCAATAAGGTTTTCCCTCTCTTTTTCCGCCTGTTTCCGGGCAGATATATTTTTTGCAAAGGCGATGATAAACTTTCTGTCATCAAGGCGCATGGGGCTCAGGGTGACATGGACCGGAAACGGATGTCCGTCCGGACCGGCATGGGTCCACTCAAATTCGCAACTCCCTTCCTCGTATACCCTGTCATTGTATTTTTTGACCAGTTCCCTTGAGGGCTCGCCACCGGGCTGGAACTCCGGTGAAAAATGATAGGGGGTCTGTCCGATAATCTTTTCGATCTCAGCAATGCCGAAAAGACCCGCCGCTGCCCTGTTGCAGTCCACAAAGCAATTGGTCACCTGATCAATGATAAAAATGGCATCGGTGGATGAATCAAAAAGGGTGCGGTATTTTTTTTCAGACTGTCTTAATGCCTCCTGGAGGTTGACATCGGCCAGCCAGAGGTCAATCATCCTTGCGGCCACCCGGGCCAGGGGTTTGGCCACGGCCAGGGGGCCGGTGATGCCGAATCCGCCCACAATTTTATCTTCATAGTATATGGGGCAGTTATACCCTTCTAGAACCAGGGGGTCG encodes:
- a CDS encoding PAS domain S-box protein — protein: MDLSEKIRDITGEFMAEIHRETGLPVLIYDAGGMIVQAVDQSRIGNIHPGAEKIMKGLSQEYAVTPEEAAGDPLVLEGYNCPIYYEDKIVGGFGITGPLAVAKPLARVAARMIDLWLADVNLQEALRQSEKKYRTLFDSSTDAIFIIDQVTNCFVDCNRAAAGLFGIAEIEKIIGQTPYHFSPEFQPGGEPSRELVKKYNDRVYEEGSCEFEWTHAGPDGHPFPVHVTLSPMRLDDRKFIIAFAKNISARKQAEKERENLIESLRDAFENISTLSGLLPICANCKKIRDDKGYWNRIESYIQEHSDARFSHGLCPECTRKMYGDKPWYKKMKQKEKGKSQSLPADNKSTGVWDREEDGKNTP